AGTCATTGCGATACAAATGTCCCACATCCTAGCCGATGGTTTCACGTTTGCTACGTTTGTCAAGGAATGGGCACACATTAGCCAAACAGGGACGACAGAAGATTGCCTCCCAAGATTTGGTCAATTGCCATTGCTCTTTCCCACAAGAGTGCTATCAAGAACTCGGTTTTCACGACCTCCAAACCATGGTCCTAAGATTGTCACAAGGAGGTTTGTGTTTGATGCTTTGGCAATAACTAAGCTCAAAAACACAATCGATTCAAGTGCCACGTTCAGGAAGCCTACTAGAGTGGTGGTTGTTATGTCGTTAATATGGAAGGTTCTTGCAGACATTTCTTCCGCCAAAAATGGACATTCAAGGGACTcttctttaatattttatattagtttgaGGGGGAAATTTCATTCGCCATCTTTAAAGAATGCGTTGGGGAATTGTACGACGTTTGGAATTGCTGATCTAGAGGCAAGCCAGTCAAGAAATGAGTTGACTGACTTTGTAAACTTGGTAGGAAATACAATACAGGACACATCTGTAGGCATTGGTAAGGCAAGCGTTGATGATGTTTCCTCTTTAGTTCTTAACAACCAGAGTAAAGTTGCATATAAACGTCGACAAGGGGACACGATGGACATTTATAGGTGCACTAGTTGGTGCAGATTCCCTTGGTATGAAGCTGACTTTGGTTGGGGAAAGCCATTCTGGGTGAGCGCTGTTAGCTTCGACATTATTGAAATAGTTTGTCTGATGGACACAAAAAATGGTGATGGGATAGAAGCATGGGTTAGTTTGAAGGAGAATGTCATGGCTGAATTTGAGAAACATCCTGATATTTTGACAGTTTGTCCTCCACTTCCATCATAGCATTCCATTCAATTCCTTGATTTGGAAAAAATGAAATTacattatgtatgtttcttgatGATGTAATATTTCTTTCTTTGCTTTGTTGGTTTTTGTTTTCTTCATTTGCCCCAAATCTGCAGCTAAATAAATTTCTGGCTTAGTTCTGGTATGAGATTAGTTGAACTTGAGCCAGGATCTATCGGAAAAAGCCTCTCTACTTTTTCGAAAGTaacggtatggactgcatacattttactctgtccagaccccacttggtgggaattcaTTCACAGGGTTTGTTGTTGTAGTCTGGTATGAGGTTAGTCCTAATTAGTAGATGTTTCTAAACTATCTTTATGTATCTCTTTCCCGATGATATAATCCTTCTAGGTTCGCTTTGCTTCTAATTGGTTTATGTTGTTTCTTGGTCTAGTATTTTATATTTCTGACCTACTCTCACATAAGATTAGATTATCATTGAGAAATCATCATCAACTCAGGAGATAAATTTTGAGGGGTATGATAAATTGTTAGTAATCTTACCAGGTTGAGAATGCTgctttaatttttctcttctGTTGTTGTGAATTTCTGGTCATCAAGCCATTTTTAATGGTCAAGTTTGGAGATTCAAATCCAGATATGGAAAACACTAAAGTTCTCAATTCCTACCCGAAATCATCTTCAGAACCCCAATCTTTCTTTGTTTGGTCAGATGGCTCCTGGTATGTTACAGCTCTGTGATCCACTTCTTGTCAAGTAATTCATATACCTTGAGAAAGTGCACGTGGAGAACCAAAGTTGTAATAAGTAAAGAATCAGCTCAGTCGTTGAACAATGTGGATTCACAACTCAAATAGCAAAGTTAACAAATGATAATAGTTTACTTGAGAAATAAAAGAATTGCTACAACAAATAAAAGTTACTGAGGGTGTTAAAAAAATATACACTGACGTGTACCAAACTTAAATTCATAAACTAAGGCCCTAATCTTCTGATTGTTTTCGAGAACAATAAAATTActcttctttaaaagaaaatcactAAGGGAAAATCCAAAGGCAAATAAAGAAGTACTATACAAAATATTTAAGGCTCAAGTCATTGACAAGCTCAAACTTGTTTCGGAAATTCACTTAAACTCTTTAACTAAGGTTTATACCTATCAGCCTTAACTCGGAAAACAGCCTTTCTGAATGGAAATTtagaggaagaagtttatatgaatcaacctgaggagttttctattaaaggaaaggaacacatggtgtgtaaacttaagaagtcaatatATGAACTTAAACAAGCTTCCCGacaatggtatcttaagtttaatgaaacGATTCACCTTTGGAT
The window above is part of the Capsicum annuum cultivar UCD-10X-F1 unplaced genomic scaffold, UCD10Xv1.1 ctg49204, whole genome shotgun sequence genome. Proteins encoded here:
- the LOC107840069 gene encoding acetyl-CoA-benzylalcohol acetyltransferase, whose translation is MDKLEIHIQTRKMLKPSTPTVNHLQSLKLSLFDQLAPRHYEPVLLHYLPSTSDCEEGIIMTERCDKLQKSLAQTLTKYYPLAGRFREDELSIHCNDEGVEYVETKVNADLAKFIHQGVPKNIELLNDLLPEMEHVPSSPLLGVQVNVFNCGGVVIAIQMSHILADGFTFATFVKEWAHISQTGTTEDCLPRFGQLPLLFPTRVLSRTRFSRPPNHGPKIVTRRFVFDALAITKLKNTIDSSATFRKPTRVVVVMSLIWKVLADISSAKNGHSRDSSLIFYISLRGKFHSPSLKNALGNCTTFGIADLEASQSRNELTDFVNLVGNTIQDTSVGIGKASVDDVSSLVLNNQSKVAYKRRQGDTMDIYRCTSWCRFPWYEADFGWGKPFWVSAVSFDIIEIVCLMDTKNGDGIEAWVSLKENVMAEFEKHPDILTVCPPLPS